TCCTGGATACATAGATTATACGTGATTCGTATCGCCCTCGTTGCTCGATGGCGTGTGAACTCTATTAGAATGGTAATCAAAAAGCACCGACATGCGGTGCTTTTTGGTTATTTCTTCTGGTTAGCTTGTAGATACAAGCTTTATGCCTGTGTGAACTCGCCTTCGATCACATCCGGGTCGCTTTCGCCCTGGCCATTGTTCCCTTCGGGCTGGCTACCTGGCTGACCAGGCTGTTCTGCATACATCTGCTGTGACAGCGCATGAGCTGCATTTTGCAGATTTTGGATGCTGTTGCGGATTGCATTGGCATCGTCGCGCTGCATCACATTGCGTAGATCGTTGAGCTGAGCTTCGATCTGGGCACGATCACTGTTCGGCACCTTTTCGCCCAGTTCATTCAGGGATTTTTCAACCTGGTAGGCGATAGCGTCCGCTTCGTTACGGGCTTGGATCAGTTGAGCGCGCTGCTCATCCGCTTCGCGGTTCTGTTCAGCTTCACGGACAAGACGATCGACATCATTTTCGCTCAGGTTCGTGGAGGCAGTAATGGTAATTTTCTGCTCCTTGCCTGTCGCTTTGTCTTTAGCGCTGACGTTCAGGATGCCGTTCGCATCAATGTCGAAAGCCACTTCGATCTGTGGCAAGCCACGCGGTGCCGGGGCGATCCCTGTCAACTGGAACTGCCCAAGGGTCATGTTATCTGCTGCCATGGGGCGCTCACCCTGCAAGACATGGATATCTACTGCGGGCTGGTTATCAGCAGCCGTGGAGAAAGTCTCTGTCTTGCGCACAGGGATCGTGGTGTTACGTTCAATGAGCTTGGTGAAGACACCGCCCATTGTTTCCACACCCAGGCTCAGGGGCGTTACATCCAGCAGCAAGATGTCTTTGACATCACCAGACAAGACACCAGCCTGCAATGCTGCACCAACGGCCACAACTTCGTCTGGGTTCACGCTTTTGTTGGGGGTTTTACCCAGCAAGCGTTCTACCAGTTCTTGAACCATGGGCATACGGGTGGAACCACCCACCAGCACGACTTCCTGAATGTCATTTTTAGTCAGGTCTGCGTCTTTTAAGGCCTGGAGTACGGGCGTTTCAACGCGCTTTAACAAGTCTGCGCTGAGTTGTTCGAACTTGGCGCGGGTCAATGTCAAGGTCAGATGCTTCGGACCACTGGCATCAGCCGTGATGAAGGGCAGGTTGATTTCTGACTGTACCATGCTAGACAGTTCAACCTTCGCTTTTTCAGCAGCTTCCTTCAGGCGTTGTAGGGCCTGACGATCGTTGCGCAAGTCGATGCCATTTTCGCGTTTGAATTCATCAACGATCCAATTAACGATAACGTCATCCCAGTCATCACCACCCAGATGTGTATCACCGCTCGTTGAGCGAACTTCGACCACGCCATCGCCGACTTCAAGCACGGATACATCAAACGTACCACCACCCAGGTCAAAGACGAGAATGGTTTCGTTGGATTTCTTATCCAGACCATAGGCAAGCGAAGCGGCTGTTGGCTCATTGATGATACGCAAGACATCCAGGCCAGCGATACGACCAGCATCCTTTGTCGCCTGACGCTGACTATCGTTGAAATACGCTGGTACTGTGATTACTGCCTGCGTAACAGGTTCGCCCAAGTAGGCTTCCGCATCTTTTTTCAGCTTGCCCAAGATCATGGCACTGATTTCTTGCGGTGAATACTGCTTACCTGTGACGGGTACGTTAACACGCGCATCACCACCAGGGCCGGAAACGACTTCATAGGGGAGTCGCTCACCTTCTGATTTGGCGTCTTCATAGGTCAAGCCCATCAAACGCTTGATTGAGAAAATGGTGTTTTCCGGGTTAACCACTGCCTGACGCTTTGCAGATTGACCTACAAGGCGTTCTTTGTTTTTGTTGAAAGCTACAATCGAGGGGGTTGTCCGATTGCCTTCTGCATTGGCAATGACAACCGGCTCACCGCCTTCAAGGACGGCAACAACAGAGTTTGTTGTACCAAGGTCAATGCCGACTATTTTACTCATCTTAATACCTCACTCCGACAAAATTTCTGAGATGCTATTAGTGTATATTCGCAATGTCAGACAAATATCGGATGGACGTAAGAGAGACGTAAGAGTTGCGAGCAGAATTACGGAAACACAATGTAAGCAGGTGGTAAGGCTTTGACGAGGCAATGTTCCAACTGAATGTCAAATTCAGTTGCTTTATGCCGAAGTATCAAGGCCAGTAATTTTGAGAGTCGTGTTAGATTCGCCATAATCGCTGCTCATAAAATCAAATCTGTTATTATTATGGTATAACTTGGCTCAGTAGCTTGATAAGGATGACTTAATGGAAATTATGGGCATTGATATTGGTGGCTCTGGCATTAAAGGGGCACCAGTTGATCTTGACCGAGGGGAGTTGGCGAGTGATCGCTGTCGTATCCCAACGCCACACCCTGCGAAGCCGGAAGCCGTCACAGATGTCGTAGCGCAGATTATCCAGTCATTCCAGTGGAACGGTCCAATTGGTTGTACGTTCCCTGCGATTATGAAAGATGGCATTGCCTATAGCGCTGCGAATGTCGATGATGATTGGATAGGTACAGACGCACAGCGGCTTATTCAACGTAAGACAGGCGATCCTGTGAAGGTCATCAATGATGCTGATGCGGCTGGCCTTGCTGAAATGCGTTATGGTGCGGGCCGGGGGAAAATGGGTGTCGTGATTGTCTTGACGATAGGGACAGGTATCGGCAGCGCGATTTTTATTGATGGGCATTTAGTGCCGAATACGGAATTAGGCCATCTTGAGATCCGTGGCAAAGAAGGCGAACATCGTGCCTCGGATAAAGTGCGGGAAGATAAAAACCTGAGTTGGAAGAAGTGGGCTAAGCGCTTAAATGAGTACTTCCAGCATGTAGAATTTTTATTCTCACCGGATTTATTTATCGTGGGCGGAGGGGTTAGCAAGAAATACGATAAATATTTCCCCTATCTGGATTTACGGACGGAGATTGTGCCGGCCCAACTCCGTAATGAGGCGGGGATCATTGGCGCTGCTCTGGCTGCTGAAGAACTCATCTAAATAGCTCGTAAAGAAATAGCCTGAGAATTGCAAGACATAAGAAGAGCCGACATACATCGGCTCTTTGCTTTATTCATCAGCAACAAAGTGTCCCCATTGTCGATGGAAGTAAGCCAGCGGCTCGCCTTCAACAGAGAAGGACCCATCTGTGACTTCGCCTAAAATCAGAGTGCTTGCACCCACATCCACTGTCTGGTAAATGCGACAGTCCATCCAGGCAAACACGCCTGGCAGAATAGGATTGCCACTTTTGGTGGTGCTGTAGACGATATTCTCGAAGCGATTTTCCCGGTCTGAGTAAAAACCTGCGAAGAGCTTACCCCATTCAGCCTGGTCTTTTGTCAGGATGTTAATCGCAAAGGTGCCGCTCTTTTGGATAAGGTCACCGGCGTATAATGTTTTGCCCACGCTCATGGAAATAAGGAATGGATCAATGCTCACACTGGCGAAGGAATTCGCCGTGAAGCCCTGGATTTCTCCCTCATAGTTGGTTGTTATCACGCTGATGCCCGTTAGCCAGCGCGACATAATGTTCTTGAATACTTGAGAATCCATATCGTGAAACTTTCATGCGTTTGAGTTACATGCTGCTGATTGTAACAAGCTGAAACGCTCTTGAATACTGTTCAAAGGGACAGTCCACACCGCCTGGATACACCTGATTATGAAAGCTCAGTATCAGTCTGGACCGTTGTATTGGCGAGTGCTTCCAGAACAGTGACAACTGCGCTGTTATCCAGATGTCCATTACCCATAGCGACCATGGCTTCAAAAAGTTGATGCGAAACGGCTGTTAAAGGTAAGGACGTGTTGAAAGTGCGGGCCGTATCAACAACGATCTTGAGATCTTTGGCTTGCATACTGGCCTTAAAACCCGGGGCCAGGTCTCGCTTGAATAACTTTTGAGGTTTGTTATCCAGTGCCCAGCATTGGGCTGCGCCACGGCTGATAGCCTCGACCACACGCGCCGGATCAACGCCACTTTTTTGTGCCAGAACGAGTGCTTCGGCCATTGCGACCATAGTTCCCGCAACGATGACCTGATTAGCGGCCTTAGCGATTTGTCCTGCTCCGCTTTCGCCAATGTATGTGATATTTTTGCCCATTGCTTGTAAGAGGGGGAGGGCAGTCTCATACGTCGTAGGATTACCGCCAACCATAATGGTTAGTGTACCTGCTTTTGCGCCAATATCACCCCCGCTGACAGGTGCATCAAGGGATTGGATGCCGACTTTCTCTAATTCTTCAGCAATGAGGCGTGCTGTTTCTGGCTTGATGGTGCTGTTGTCAATGAAGATCAGGCCTTCATGGGCGCCTTCACGGATGCCATCTGCGCCAAGGGTGACCTTTTCAACATCAGGGGAATCCGGCAGGTTCGTAAAGACGAAATCGCTTTGCTCTGCTACGGCCTTGGGGCTGTCTGCCGATGATGCGCCTTCCTTCACCAATTCTTCCACAATAGCCTGACTGCGATTGTGTACAATCAGTTTGTGCCCAGCCTTCATGAGGTTACGGGCCATAGGTGCGCCCATCAATCCCAACCCAATATATCCTACGTTAGCCATATTTTTTCCTGTTTTGCACGTCCATTATCCATTGCCGACGATTCTAACATGGCAGGCTTCCGGTGGTATGAGTGGTCATAACTCTGGCGGGTTATAATAGCATTTCCACAGGTCGGGACCTCATTCGTATCCGTGATAGGAGATACTGCATGGTTGTTCAAACGTTCCAGTTGAAGATTGCAGATAGTGAATTTGCAGAGCGCAAAGAAAAATTGCGTGCTTACGTTGAAGAAATGGGTGTAAGCGGGATTATCCTCTTTGACAGTGACTACATCCTCTATTTCACGGGCTTTAAGTTCATCCCCACCGAGCGGCCTATTGCCTTTGCTATGACTTCTCAGGGGAATAGTGGGCTTTACGTGCCACGTCTGGAATTTGAACATGCCAGGGCGAATGCGCTTATTGATCGTGTGGATTACTACAAAGAATACCCTGATAAGACGCATCCCGCGCAGGGCTTACTGAACATGCTCAGCGATATGGGCCTGAATGACACGGTTTTAGCAGATCATGATGGATATCCCTGGATATTTGGCTATCGTGGGCCAGCACTGACCGAAAGTGGCTACACTGTGAAATCGCCCCGAGCTTTCATCGAAGATCAAATGGCTATCAAATCAGAAGCAGAAATCCGGCTATTACAGGAGAGTGCACGCTGGGGCAATCTTGCGCATCAACTATTGCAGCGCTATACAGTCGTCGGTGCGACGGAGACTGTGGTTGAGCAGCGTGCTTCTAACGAAGCAACGCTGGCGATGATGGATGCTATCGGGCCAATTTATCGCGCTCAGAATACGAATGGTGCCTTTGCAGGGTATCGCGGGCAGATTGGTCGTAATGCTTCGATACCACACGCCCTGGCGAATAATATTACATTCCAGAAGGGGGATGTGTTGGTAACGGGCGCGACGGCGGGGGTATGGGGATATGTTTCCGAATTAGAGCGGACGATGTTCTTGGGCAACCCTACTGATGAGCAGAAACGACTTTTTGATCATATGCTGGCGCTGCAGGACCTTGCCATTGCAGCTATTGAACCGGGTAAACCGTGTTCGGCTGTGGATACGGAAGTACGTCAATATTTCGCAGATCATGATTTAACGGAGTATTGGAAGCATCATAGCGGTCATACGATAGGGATTCGTTATCATGAAGGGCCGTTCCTGGATGTTGGCGATGATACAATTATCCAACCGGGGATGGTTTTCACAGTAGAACCTGGACTTTATGCGCCTGGTATTGGCGGTTTCCGGCATTCAGATACCGTGGTTGTCCGTGAGGATGGTGTGGCGTTTATTACTTACTATCCGCGTGATCTGGATAGCCTGATTTTGCCTGCATAGGTTGATTTGGGCCGTTGGCGAGCTTGTTAAGAACTTCGCTCGATTGTTGAGAATGCTTGACCGTGTGATGGCCCTCTCGGTATACTCGCATTTGTGCAATATATCTTGCGAGTTTATACAAAATCTATGAAAGAAGTGGTGTGGAATGGTGTCCCATCAGAATGGGTTCGTCTTACGTGAACCCGGTGAAAAATCGCGTGATGTGATTCAGCGTGATATTAAGACGCTTTCTCCGTCCTATACGCGTAGTTATGGTTTTGCCGTTGATCATGGGCAAGGCGCTGAAGTCTGGGATGTTGATGGCAATCGTTACATCGACTTTGCAGCGGGCATTGCCGTCCTGTCGACGGGGTATAGTCATCCGCGTGTGGTGAAAGCCATCACTGACCAAGCACAGAAATATTTACATATTGGTGGCACGGATTTTTTCTGCCCAAAGCCGGTTGAGCTTGCAGAACGTTTACAACAGATTGTTCCTATTCATCATACAGCCCCAGAAGATAAGCTTGTTTATTTTGCAAATTCAGGCACGGAATCCATTGAAGCTGCGCTCAAGCTAGCTCGCTACCAGGAGGGGCGCTCTCACGTGATTGCCTTCTATGGTGGTTTTCATGGTCGCACAATGGGATCGCTTTCGCTAACAGCGAGCAAATATAAGCAGCGCGAAGGCTATCCATACATCCCTGGTGGTGTGACGCATATTCCATATCCGTCACGTGCTGAATGCGATGATTGTGGTGAAGGCTCTGATTGTTCTGATCAAAGTTGGTGCGATGCTGTTGCCTTCATCGAAAAATTCGTCTTGAAGATGGTTTCTCCCTCTGAGATTGCGGCTGTTGTGGTTGAGCCAATCCAAGGCGAAGGTGGCTATCTTGTGCCGCGTGATGATTTCTTCCCCAAGCTGCGTGAATTCTGCGATAAGCATGGTATTTTGCTTGTCGTTGATGAAATTCAATCGGGAGTAGGCCGCAGTGGTAAATTTACGGCCCTTGAGCATTGGGGTGTAGCGGCTGATATCGTCTGTTTGGCTAAGGGACTTGGTTCTGGTATGCCAATTGGCGCTGTCGTTGCCAGCAATAAGGTTATGGGGCAGTGGGTGCCGGGCGCACATGCCAGTACATTTGGGGGTAATCCTGTTTCCTGTGCTGCCGCACTTGCCACCCTTGATGTTTTTGAAGAAGAAGGCTTGCTCGCTCACGTTACGGAGTTAGGTGATTATACGCTTGATCGCCTGACTCGCTTTAAGGCTGACCATCCGATTCTTAAGCGTATTGATGGTAAGGGCTTTATGATCGGGCTGGACTTCGTCGATGCGAATGGTGAACCTGCCCCCAAGCTGCGCGATGCGGTCGTTAACCAGTGTTACCTGGATGGTTTGCTGACCCTGGGATGTGGCGCGAATGGCATTCGCTTTGCACCACCGTTGGTGCTGACGCGCGAGCTGCTGGATGAGGGCTTGATGATTCTTGAACGTGCGATTGCGCATATTGAAGAAGAAATGTGGGAAACAACTTAAGTCGTTCAGCTTTAAGCAGGCAGGATATACAGGTTATTAAAAAGCCGACCTCACTATGGGGTCGGCTTTTGTATTTCAGACTTGCGCCTAAAATTTTAATCTGTGCTGGGTGGAATAGGGGTGGAATAACTCACGGCTTGGTTAGGGATTGAATTGACATATTCATCCCCGTAACGATCAATAATCCCCTGAGCCATCTGCGCGGATTCCGTATCCTGGCTACGGCGTGCCTGAATCCAGCGCCCATTTTGCTGCGCAATGATTTCTTCTGTGAAGTTAACAAAATCAAGGAATGGCTGCTCACTCTCTTTATATGGCCCCAGAGCGAGTATCAAAGAGTGCTTTTTTCTGCATAAGTTCTTCTGCGGCGTTGCGATAAGAACTCCAATATTCCCCATATTATAGAGTCGCTCTAGCCCGGCGGCGACAGCAAACGCTCAGGCTTAGGATAATCGTAATGACATCCATTACTGCTCGTGCAGCTTCCGACCCTGCGAAAATGGCCTGTACGCTTGGTCCGATGCTAATCAGAACGGGCACAGCCACAGAGCGACTACAATAATGCCTTGCAGCAGCAGATACCGCTGTTTATTTTGTTCTGCGCGTTGGTCATAGTAACTCCACTGCCCATACCAACGATGCTCCATGTAGTGGCGCTCGCTCATCTTTGCATTGTTAGAGAGTAAGATGGGGGGCGGCCACTTGGGATCAGGCGTAAAGGACGGTTGCTTCGTGGAGGTAACGGCACTTGTAGAGGCGGCTGCCTGCACGGCTGGCATCTGCCCGGAGATGAGTGCCGCATCGGTGGGTGGAGTAGCGATGGGCATATCTTGCGAACTCTGGACCGTCGGTGTTGTGCCTGTACTGCGTGCTGAGGTTTCCACGGCGGGTGTCGAAAGGCGTGCCTTTGTCGGCGCGGGTGGCGATGACGGCAGTTTGGGCGTGTCACTCTTGACGGGTTTTTCAGTTCTTGTGTAGCCATTGCTAATCCTTTGCCATTGGATGCCTTGGCACATCAATCAAACAAATCTCGCTAAATGTGCGTTGTTAAAAGCCACTTG
The Phototrophicus methaneseepsis DNA segment above includes these coding regions:
- a CDS encoding flavin reductase family protein; its protein translation is MDSQVFKNIMSRWLTGISVITTNYEGEIQGFTANSFASVSIDPFLISMSVGKTLYAGDLIQKSGTFAINILTKDQAEWGKLFAGFYSDRENRFENIVYSTTKSGNPILPGVFAWMDCRIYQTVDVGASTLILGEVTDGSFSVEGEPLAYFHRQWGHFVADE
- the ppgK gene encoding polyphosphate--glucose phosphotransferase; the protein is MEIMGIDIGGSGIKGAPVDLDRGELASDRCRIPTPHPAKPEAVTDVVAQIIQSFQWNGPIGCTFPAIMKDGIAYSAANVDDDWIGTDAQRLIQRKTGDPVKVINDADAAGLAEMRYGAGRGKMGVVIVLTIGTGIGSAIFIDGHLVPNTELGHLEIRGKEGEHRASDKVREDKNLSWKKWAKRLNEYFQHVEFLFSPDLFIVGGGVSKKYDKYFPYLDLRTEIVPAQLRNEAGIIGAALAAEELI
- a CDS encoding NAD(P)-dependent oxidoreductase, which codes for MANVGYIGLGLMGAPMARNLMKAGHKLIVHNRSQAIVEELVKEGASSADSPKAVAEQSDFVFTNLPDSPDVEKVTLGADGIREGAHEGLIFIDNSTIKPETARLIAEELEKVGIQSLDAPVSGGDIGAKAGTLTIMVGGNPTTYETALPLLQAMGKNITYIGESGAGQIAKAANQVIVAGTMVAMAEALVLAQKSGVDPARVVEAISRGAAQCWALDNKPQKLFKRDLAPGFKASMQAKDLKIVVDTARTFNTSLPLTAVSHQLFEAMVAMGNGHLDNSAVVTVLEALANTTVQTDTELS
- a CDS encoding M24 family metallopeptidase; amino-acid sequence: MVVQTFQLKIADSEFAERKEKLRAYVEEMGVSGIILFDSDYILYFTGFKFIPTERPIAFAMTSQGNSGLYVPRLEFEHARANALIDRVDYYKEYPDKTHPAQGLLNMLSDMGLNDTVLADHDGYPWIFGYRGPALTESGYTVKSPRAFIEDQMAIKSEAEIRLLQESARWGNLAHQLLQRYTVVGATETVVEQRASNEATLAMMDAIGPIYRAQNTNGAFAGYRGQIGRNASIPHALANNITFQKGDVLVTGATAGVWGYVSELERTMFLGNPTDEQKRLFDHMLALQDLAIAAIEPGKPCSAVDTEVRQYFADHDLTEYWKHHSGHTIGIRYHEGPFLDVGDDTIIQPGMVFTVEPGLYAPGIGGFRHSDTVVVREDGVAFITYYPRDLDSLILPA
- the dnaK gene encoding molecular chaperone DnaK; the encoded protein is MSKIVGIDLGTTNSVVAVLEGGEPVVIANAEGNRTTPSIVAFNKNKERLVGQSAKRQAVVNPENTIFSIKRLMGLTYEDAKSEGERLPYEVVSGPGGDARVNVPVTGKQYSPQEISAMILGKLKKDAEAYLGEPVTQAVITVPAYFNDSQRQATKDAGRIAGLDVLRIINEPTAASLAYGLDKKSNETILVFDLGGGTFDVSVLEVGDGVVEVRSTSGDTHLGGDDWDDVIVNWIVDEFKRENGIDLRNDRQALQRLKEAAEKAKVELSSMVQSEINLPFITADASGPKHLTLTLTRAKFEQLSADLLKRVETPVLQALKDADLTKNDIQEVVLVGGSTRMPMVQELVERLLGKTPNKSVNPDEVVAVGAALQAGVLSGDVKDILLLDVTPLSLGVETMGGVFTKLIERNTTIPVRKTETFSTAADNQPAVDIHVLQGERPMAADNMTLGQFQLTGIAPAPRGLPQIEVAFDIDANGILNVSAKDKATGKEQKITITASTNLSENDVDRLVREAEQNREADEQRAQLIQARNEADAIAYQVEKSLNELGEKVPNSDRAQIEAQLNDLRNVMQRDDANAIRNSIQNLQNAAHALSQQMYAEQPGQPGSQPEGNNGQGESDPDVIEGEFTQA
- a CDS encoding aminotransferase class III-fold pyridoxal phosphate-dependent enzyme produces the protein MVSHQNGFVLREPGEKSRDVIQRDIKTLSPSYTRSYGFAVDHGQGAEVWDVDGNRYIDFAAGIAVLSTGYSHPRVVKAITDQAQKYLHIGGTDFFCPKPVELAERLQQIVPIHHTAPEDKLVYFANSGTESIEAALKLARYQEGRSHVIAFYGGFHGRTMGSLSLTASKYKQREGYPYIPGGVTHIPYPSRAECDDCGEGSDCSDQSWCDAVAFIEKFVLKMVSPSEIAAVVVEPIQGEGGYLVPRDDFFPKLREFCDKHGILLVVDEIQSGVGRSGKFTALEHWGVAADIVCLAKGLGSGMPIGAVVASNKVMGQWVPGAHASTFGGNPVSCAAALATLDVFEEEGLLAHVTELGDYTLDRLTRFKADHPILKRIDGKGFMIGLDFVDANGEPAPKLRDAVVNQCYLDGLLTLGCGANGIRFAPPLVLTRELLDEGLMILERAIAHIEEEMWETT